The Miscanthus floridulus cultivar M001 chromosome 17, ASM1932011v1, whole genome shotgun sequence genome has a window encoding:
- the LOC136514769 gene encoding anthocyanidin 5,3-O-glucosyltransferase-like — MKKTVVLYPGLAVSHFVPMVQLADVLLEEGYAVVVAFIDPTLKGDIALAAVIDRVAASKPSVLFHMLPRPEDAPTFVHDSKFMVRYLEFVGRYSRHLHDFLFSMPPGSVHAVLVDMMSTEVLDVTSKLGIPAYAFFPSNASALAVSVQASSVRSEGQPSFGELGDAPLNFHGVPTMPASHLLAEMLEDPGSETFKATMDMMRRIQDANGILVNTSASIEPRAVSALSDPRSFPKMPPVYCVGPLVAGNGGQATEKHECLAWLDEQPEKSVVFLCFGSTGAGNHSKEQVKEIATGLERSGHRFLWVVRAPPHDDPEKPFDPRADPDLDALLPAGFLERTDGRGRVVKLWAPQVDVLHHAATGAFVTHCGWNSVLEGIVAGVPMLCWPLYAEQKMNKAFMVEEYAVGVEMVGWQQGLVKAEEVEAKVRLVMESEEGKQLRARVSKHKEGAAMAWKDCGSSRAAFAQLLSHASNVSRRG, encoded by the coding sequence ATGAAGAAGACCGTGGTCCTGTACCCGGGCCTCGCCGTCAGCCACTTCGTCCCCATGGTGCAGCTCGCCGACGTCCTCCTGGAGGAGGGCTACGCCGTCGTGGTCGCGTTCATCGACCCCACCCTTAAAGGAGACATCGCCTTGGCCGCCGTCATCGACCGCGTCGCCGCCTCCAAGCCGTCCGTGCTCTTCCACATGCTCCCACGGCCCGAGGACGCTCCCACCTTTGTCCATGACTCGAAGTTCATGGTCAGATACTTGGAATTCGTGGGCCGCTACAGCCGGCACCTCCACGACTTCCTCTTCTCCATGCCTCCCGGCAGCGTTCACGCCGTGCTTGTGGACATGATGTCCACCGAGGTGCTCGACGTCACCAGCAAGCTCGGCATCCCAGCTTACGCTTTTTTCCCCTCGAATGCCTCCGCCCTTGCCGTGTCCGTCCAGGCTTCATCAGTTCGTTCAGAAGGGCAGCCAAGTTTCGGGGAGCTAGGAGACGCACCTCTAAACTTCCATGGCGTCCCAACTATGCCAGCTTCTCATCTCCTTGCTGAAATGCTGGAGGATCCAGGGAGTGAGACATTCAAGGCAACGATGGACATGATGAGGAGAATACAAGACGCCAATGGAATACTAGTGAACACGTCCGCATCGATTGAGCCTCGTGCGGTGTCAGCCCTCAGCGATCCGCGGAGTTTCCCAAAAATGCCTCCGGTGTACTGCGTCGGGCCGTTGGTCGCCGGAAACGGCGGCCAGGCAACAGAGAAGCACGAGTGCCTAGCATGGCTCGATGAGCAACCGGAGAAGAGCGTAGTGTTCCTCTGTTTTGGAAGCACAGGCGCCGGCAACCACTCaaaggagcaggtgaaggagatAGCCACTGGCCTGGAGAGGTCCGGCCACCGGTTCCTGTGGGTGGTGCGGGCGCCTCCCCACGACGACCCGGAGAAACCGTTCGACCCCCGCGCGGACCCGGACCTCGACGCGCTTCTGCCCGCGGGTTTCTTGGAGAGGACCGACGGTCGCGGCCGCGTCGTCAAGCTGTGGGCGCCGCAGGTGGACGTGCTCCATCACGCGGCGACAGGGGCGTTCGTGACGCACTGTGGGTGGAACTCGGTGTTGGAGGGGATTGTCGCGGGCGTGCCGATGCTCTGCTGGCCTCTGTACGCGGAGCAGAAGATGAACAAGGCGTTCATGGTGGAGGAATATGCAGTCGGCGTGGAGATGGTCGGCTGGCAGCAGGGACTGGTGAAGGCCGAGGAGGTGGAGGCCAAGGTGAGGCTGGTGATGGAGTCGGAGGAAGGCAAGCAGCTGAGGGCTCGGGTGTCCAAGCACAAGGAAGGTGCGGCAATGGCATGGAAAGATTGCGGCTCGTCGCGCGCTGCGTTTGCCCAGTTGCTGTCGCACGCAAGCAACGTCTCGCGCAGGGGCTGA
- the LOC136514767 gene encoding anthocyanidin 5,3-O-glucosyltransferase-like yields MKKTVVLYPGLAVSHFVPMVQLADVLLEEGYAVVVAFIDPTLKGDISLAAVIDRVAASKPSVVFHMLPRTEDSPTFVHDSEFIIRYLEIVGRYSQHLHDFLLSMPPGSVHALIVDMMSIEVLDVTSKLGIPAYAFFPPNASHLAVSVQVQAQASSVRSEGQPSFGELGDAPLNFHGVPSMPASHLNAEMLEDPGRATFKATMNMFRRIQEANGILVNTFASIEPRAVLALSDPRSFPKMPPVYCIGPLVAGNGGQRTEKKHECLAWLDEQPEHSVVFLCFGSTGAGIHSEEQLKEIATGLERSGHRFLWVVRAPPHDDPEKPFDPRADPDLDALLPAGFLDRTGGRGRVVKLWAPQVDVLHHAATGAFVTHCGWNSVLEGIVAGVPMLCWPLYAEQKMNKVLMVEEYAVGVEMVGWQQGLVKAEEVEAKVRLVMESEEGKQLRAQVSKHKEGAAMAWKDGGSSRAAFAQFLSHASNLSRRG; encoded by the coding sequence ATGAAGAAGACCGTGGTCCTGTACCCGGGCCTCGCCGTCAGCCACTTCGTCCCCATGGTGCAGCTCGCCGACGTCCTCCTGGAGGAGGGCTACGCCGTCGTGGTCGCGTTCATCGACCCCACCCTGAAAGGAGACATCTCCTTGGCCGCCGTCATCGACCGCGTCGCCGCCTCCAAGCCGTCCGTGGTCTTCCACATGCTCCCACGGACAGAGGACTCTCCCACCTTTGTCCACGACTCGGAGTTCATCATCAGGTACCTGGAAATCGTGGGTCGATACAGCCAGCACCTCCACGACTTCCTCCTCTCCATGCCTCCTGGCAGCGTCCACGCCCTGATTGTTGACATGATGTCCATCGAGGTGCTCGACGTCACCAGCAAGCTCGGGATCCCGGCTTACGCCTTCTTCCCCCCGAATGCCTCCCACCTTGCCGTGTCCGTCCAGGTCCAGGCTCAGGCTTCATCAGTTCGTTCAGAAGGGCAGCCAAGTTTCGGGGAGCTAGGAGATGCGCCTCTAAACTTCCATGGCGTGCCATCTATGCCAGCTTCTCATCTCAATGCTGAAATGCTCGAGGATCCAGGGCGTGCAACATTCAAGGCAACGATGAACATGTTTCGCAGAATACAAGAAGCCAATGGAATACTAGTGAACACGTTTGCATCGATTGAGCCTCGCGCAGTGTTAGCCCTCAGCGATCCGCGGAGCTTCCCGAAAATGCCTCCGGTGTACTGCATCGGGCCGTTGGTCGCCGGGAACGGCGGCCAGAGAACAGAGAAGAAGCACGAGTGCCTGGCATGGCTCGACGAGCAGCCGGAGCACAGCGTAGTGTTCCTGTGCTTCGGAAGCACAGGCGCCGGCATCCACTCAGAGGAGCAGCTTAAGGAGATAGCCACTGGCCTCGAGAGGTCCGGCCACCGGTTCCTGTGGGTGGTGCGGGCGCCTCCCCACGACGACCCGGAGAAGCCGTTCGACCCCCGCGCGGACCCGGACCTCGACGCCCTTCTGCCCGCCGGTTTCTTGGATAGGACCGGCGGTCGCGGCCGCGTCGTCAAGCTGTGGGCGCCGCAGGTGGACGTGCTCCATCACGCGGCGACAGGGGCGTTCGTGACGCACTGTGGGTGGAACTCGGTGCTGGAGGGGATTGTCGCGGGCGTGCCGATGCTCTGCTGGCCTCTGTACGCGGAGCagaagatgaacaaggtgttGATGGTGGAGGAATATGCAGTCGGCGTGGAGATGGTCGGCTGGCAGCAGGGACTGGTGAAGGCCGAAGAGGTGGAGGCCAAGGTGAGGCTGGTGATGGAGTCGGAGGAAGGCAAGCAGCTGAGGGCTCAGGTGTCCAAGCACAAGGAAGGTGCGGCAATGGCATGGAAAGATGGCGGCTCGTCGCGCGCTGCGTTTGCCCAGTTCCTGTCGCACGCAAGCAACCTCTCGCGCAGGGGCTGA
- the LOC136516016 gene encoding uncharacterized protein, translating to MDCTVKSWLFGTVSSDFIEVVSTASPTSRTIWLGPEEQLIGNKETHAITLDAEFRTLVQGDLSITDYCSRMKRMANALETLGEPVLDRTLVLNVLHGLNENYSHKAALM from the coding sequence ATGGATTGCACCGTCAAGTCATGGCTTTTCGGCACGGTGTCGTCCGATTTCATTGAAGTCGTGTCCACTGCCTCCCCGACATCACGGACCATCTGGCTCGGTCCTGAAGAACAGCTCATCGGCAATAAAGAAACCCATGCCATCACCCTTGATGCCGAGTTTCGGACACTCGTTCAGGGGGATCTTTCTATCACCGACTATTGCAGCAGGATGAAGCGTATGGCGAACGCTCTGGAGACTTTGGGTGAGCCGGTCTTGGACCGCACCCTAGTTCtcaatgttcttcatggcctcaacGAGAACTACTCTCACAAGGCGGCgttaatgtaa